In Gemmatimonadales bacterium, the following are encoded in one genomic region:
- a CDS encoding protein kinase: MLPPQQFADSLRDRYAFERELGRGGMATVYLARDIRHDRAVALKLLHPELAATIGPNRFLQEIRLTARLQHPHLVPVLDSGEATGQLWYSMPYVEGESLRERLQREIQMPLEAALRIGREVADALEYAHQQGVIHRDIKPENIMLSGDHALVADFGVARVIGEIAGERLTETGIALGTPAYMSPEQATASGRLDGRSDVYALGCVIYEMLAGEPPFTGPTPQAVIAKRFVQPVLPLRQLRPTVPAWVDSAVATALASVPADRFPTAADFAQALAGPPDAADEVTARRHPSSRRRAISARRALSIAVLVAAGLAATLYLALRKPGTWAPGTLLAAGTLRERERLLLADFGTRQVDTSLGGVMTEIFRIDLVQSPTVTLMPSGQVAEVLRRMQRPATARLDPALAREVGVREGVKAVVTGEIARAGSQFVLSAQLISAASGEVLTAHRETAPDSTALIAAVDRLSGELRARIGESLTSIGREQPLERVTTTSLAALRLYTRAVRAGDHEGEWLKAISLLDEAVAVDTGFAMAYRTLGLYALNTGQMDRAMRGYSAAVARKDRLTDRERNFTLANYYAVFKYDPRKAISAFEAVLGKYPNEREALNDLSLVYRGLYQYQQAEPLLERALAVDSLYVPAHSNLMALELQLKKLPEATAAYTRAIRLLPDVPFLWLLGIPLAGQVGDYALAEARGEEFKKRFGADPRWRASADRELANVAATRGKLADAERYLHQTMAGGPEASTLGERLADAIFLGTVIATVADDPARGLREVERGLARFPLDSLAQVERPYLTLAYVYQLAGRADQARALLREYERGANVDMLNPKELDLAWGRVFLLERRPQDALRRLREATPDPLSFGVAELGRAHDLAGQADSAITYYERYLAATEYPRAATDATELARIHRRLGELYEERGERDKARVHYASFVALWKDCDPELRPRVTEVRRRLAALGGEPGDG; encoded by the coding sequence ATGCTCCCACCCCAGCAGTTCGCTGACTCCCTGCGCGACCGCTACGCTTTCGAGCGCGAGCTCGGCCGCGGCGGCATGGCCACGGTCTACCTGGCCCGTGACATCCGCCACGATAGGGCTGTAGCGCTCAAGCTGCTCCATCCGGAGCTCGCGGCCACGATCGGCCCCAACCGGTTCCTGCAAGAGATCCGTCTCACCGCTCGCCTGCAACACCCCCACCTCGTCCCCGTGCTCGACTCCGGGGAGGCCACAGGACAGCTGTGGTACTCGATGCCGTATGTGGAAGGAGAATCGCTTCGCGAGCGGCTCCAGCGCGAGATCCAGATGCCCCTCGAGGCGGCGCTGCGGATCGGACGCGAGGTCGCCGATGCCCTGGAGTACGCCCACCAGCAGGGCGTGATCCATCGCGACATCAAGCCCGAGAACATCATGCTGTCAGGCGACCATGCCCTCGTGGCGGACTTTGGCGTAGCCCGGGTTATCGGTGAAATCGCCGGCGAGCGATTGACGGAGACCGGCATAGCGCTGGGCACTCCGGCCTATATGTCGCCCGAGCAGGCGACCGCAAGTGGCCGGTTGGATGGCCGGAGCGATGTCTACGCGCTCGGGTGCGTGATCTACGAGATGCTGGCTGGCGAACCACCCTTCACCGGACCCACACCGCAGGCTGTGATTGCCAAGCGGTTCGTCCAGCCGGTGCTGCCGCTGCGCCAGCTGCGTCCTACCGTTCCGGCGTGGGTCGACTCGGCCGTGGCCACGGCCCTGGCCTCGGTGCCCGCGGACCGCTTCCCTACGGCAGCCGATTTCGCCCAGGCGCTTGCCGGCCCCCCGGACGCGGCCGACGAAGTCACCGCGAGGCGTCACCCGTCCAGCCGCCGGCGCGCGATCTCCGCGCGGCGAGCGCTGTCGATCGCAGTCCTTGTAGCCGCGGGCCTGGCGGCAACGCTGTATCTGGCGCTGCGAAAACCGGGGACTTGGGCGCCGGGGACACTCCTCGCCGCGGGAACGCTCCGGGAGCGCGAACGCCTGCTCCTGGCCGACTTCGGGACCCGGCAGGTCGACACCAGCCTCGGCGGCGTCATGACGGAGATCTTTCGGATCGACCTCGTGCAATCGCCAACGGTCACTCTCATGCCCTCTGGACAAGTGGCGGAGGTGCTCCGCCGCATGCAGCGCCCGGCGACGGCGCGGTTGGATCCGGCTCTCGCGCGAGAAGTCGGCGTCCGAGAAGGCGTGAAGGCCGTGGTGACGGGAGAGATCGCGAGGGCAGGCTCCCAGTTCGTTCTGTCGGCCCAACTCATCTCGGCAGCCAGCGGGGAGGTACTCACCGCGCATCGCGAGACCGCGCCGGACTCGACCGCTCTGATCGCGGCGGTGGACCGGCTTTCGGGGGAGCTCAGGGCGAGGATTGGTGAATCGCTCACGTCGATCGGGCGCGAGCAGCCGCTCGAGCGGGTCACTACCACCTCACTGGCGGCGCTGCGACTGTACACCAGGGCGGTGCGCGCCGGCGACCACGAAGGCGAATGGCTCAAGGCGATCAGCCTGCTCGATGAAGCCGTTGCGGTCGATACGGGGTTTGCGATGGCCTATCGAACGCTCGGCTTGTACGCCCTGAACACTGGCCAGATGGACCGAGCGATGCGAGGATACTCCGCCGCGGTCGCGCGGAAGGACAGGCTGACCGACCGGGAGCGAAACTTCACCCTCGCTAATTACTACGCGGTCTTCAAATACGACCCTCGCAAGGCGATTAGTGCCTTCGAGGCGGTCCTCGGGAAATACCCCAACGAGCGGGAAGCGCTCAACGACCTGTCGCTGGTGTACCGAGGCCTGTACCAGTATCAACAAGCCGAACCTCTACTTGAGCGCGCGCTGGCCGTAGACTCGCTCTACGTGCCGGCGCATTCGAACCTGATGGCGCTCGAGCTTCAGCTCAAGAAACTGCCCGAGGCAACGGCCGCGTATACGCGGGCCATTCGACTGCTTCCCGATGTTCCATTCCTCTGGCTGCTCGGCATTCCGTTGGCGGGGCAAGTTGGCGACTACGCGCTGGCCGAGGCTCGGGGTGAGGAGTTCAAGAAACGGTTCGGAGCCGATCCTCGCTGGCGTGCATCGGCAGATCGGGAGCTTGCCAATGTGGCAGCGACACGCGGGAAACTCGCGGATGCGGAGCGATATCTTCATCAGACGATGGCCGGAGGTCCGGAAGCCTCCACTCTGGGCGAAAGGCTCGCCGACGCGATCTTTCTGGGCACCGTAATCGCCACAGTAGCCGACGATCCGGCGCGCGGCCTCCGGGAAGTGGAACGCGGGCTGGCTCGATTTCCTCTCGACTCTCTGGCGCAGGTGGAACGCCCTTACCTCACTCTGGCATACGTCTATCAGCTGGCTGGCAGAGCGGATCAGGCGCGCGCGCTCCTTCGAGAATATGAACGAGGAGCCAACGTCGATATGCTAAATCCCAAGGAGCTCGACCTGGCTTGGGGTCGCGTCTTCCTGCTCGAGCGGCGTCCGCAGGATGCCCTCCGCAGGTTGCGGGAAGCGACCCCCGATCCGCTCAGCTTTGGCGTGGCGGAGCTGGGACGGGCTCACGATCTAGCAGGACAGGCGGATTCGGCCATCACATACTACGAGCGCTATCTCGCGGCCACCGAATACCCCCGCGCGGCGACCGACGCGACCGAGCTCGCCCGGATCCACCGACGCTTGGGAGAACTCTATGAAGAGCGCGGTGAGAGGGACAAGGCCCGGGTTCACTACGCGAGTTTCGTCGCGTTATGGAAAGACTGCGACCCGGAGCTACGTCCCCGCGTGACAGAAGTACGTCGCCGGCTCGCGGCGCTCGGTGGGGAGCCTGGAGACGGGTGA
- the dinB gene encoding DNA polymerase IV encodes MDTATILHADLDAFYASVEQMLDPSLKGKPIAVGGGVVLAASYEAKAFGVHGGMPGRRARALCPDLVFVGGHFKEYQRLGDAAIGVLGDFTPLVERISIDEAFADVAGCTHLFGTPAEIAAAIRRRVRDELALPISVGVASTKHLAKIASQVAKPDGLVVVDPGTELAFLHDLPVEMMWGVGPATRARLAESGIATIGDLARSSPGAIAGLLGRAAGERLAALAWNRDPRAIRTHVRTHSVGAQSALGRRTVEDPIIRPALRHLADRVGSRLRAKGKSGRTVTVRVRFGDLRSVTHAVTLPQPVAATAILAEIAEDLVRAVLRSHAEERTISLLAISVSHIEEQPIVQLDLPLGLADEARRPGARRGIAHFLADRAIDAIRDRFGWESVGYASVALDGRRSVPDAFRELAERQL; translated from the coding sequence ATGGACACTGCCACAATCCTTCATGCGGACCTGGACGCGTTCTACGCCTCGGTCGAACAGATGCTCGATCCGTCCCTCAAGGGAAAGCCGATCGCGGTAGGGGGCGGCGTGGTACTCGCGGCGTCTTATGAAGCGAAGGCCTTCGGCGTCCACGGCGGCATGCCGGGTCGGCGGGCGCGAGCGCTTTGCCCCGACCTGGTCTTCGTCGGCGGCCACTTCAAGGAGTACCAACGGCTCGGCGACGCCGCGATCGGGGTACTGGGCGACTTCACGCCGCTGGTCGAGCGGATCTCGATCGACGAGGCCTTCGCCGACGTCGCAGGCTGCACGCACCTCTTCGGCACACCGGCCGAGATCGCCGCAGCGATCCGCCGACGGGTGCGCGACGAACTGGCCCTTCCCATCTCCGTCGGCGTTGCCAGCACCAAACACCTCGCCAAGATCGCCTCGCAGGTGGCCAAGCCGGACGGGCTGGTTGTCGTCGACCCGGGGACCGAGCTTGCCTTCCTCCATGATTTGCCGGTGGAGATGATGTGGGGCGTCGGCCCGGCGACCAGGGCGCGACTCGCCGAAAGCGGCATCGCCACCATCGGCGACCTGGCGAGGAGCTCTCCAGGCGCGATCGCTGGGCTGCTCGGCCGTGCCGCGGGCGAGAGGCTGGCCGCCCTGGCCTGGAACCGCGATCCTCGCGCCATCCGGACCCATGTCCGCACCCACTCGGTTGGAGCGCAATCGGCGCTCGGCCGAAGGACCGTCGAGGACCCCATCATCCGCCCGGCGCTCCGCCACCTCGCCGACCGGGTCGGCTCGCGCCTGCGGGCGAAGGGCAAGAGCGGGCGGACCGTGACGGTGCGGGTGCGCTTCGGCGACCTCCGATCGGTTACCCACGCCGTGACGCTGCCGCAACCCGTCGCCGCGACTGCAATCCTCGCGGAGATCGCCGAGGACCTGGTGCGAGCCGTCCTCAGGAGCCATGCCGAAGAACGCACGATCTCTCTGCTGGCCATCTCGGTATCGCATATCGAGGAGCAGCCGATTGTGCAGCTCGATCTGCCGCTGGGCCTCGCGGACGAGGCGCGACGCCCGGGCGCTAGGAGAGGGATCGCGCACTTCCTCGCGGACCGCGCCATCGACGCCATCCGTGACCGTTTCGGGTGGGAATCCGTCGGCTACGCCTCGGTCGCGCTCGACGGCCGCCGGTCCGTTCCCGACGCCTTCCGCGAGTTAGCGGAGCGGCAGTTGTAG
- a CDS encoding carboxypeptidase regulatory-like domain-containing protein, with the protein MIGRVASYFALALTLTPIVSARAQEESGRIIGRVLAGEDPAQGVRIEVRGPSLPAFRHAATDARGSFRLQGLPIGIYQVRLSLVGYRPVAVDSVTVQLGRTTSLGELRLETKTLELGEIVVVADRPLVDMTSAATATNLTSEQFEDLPTDRNFRSIVSLAPQANLSFLPQDEVNIAGSTGPENAYFLDGVNITDPFVGSTSTDLPYNFVRELQVKAGGYEAEYGRATGGIIDVITYTGGNHFGGQVFGFFTGNDLSASPRFAVPEAKESQFSEYDFGGSIGGPILRDRLWFFAAYNPTFRRQAVELPGIELPDETKTRHLFASKLTWQAGRATDVSFTMHGDPGTRRDLALESVANGLANPEPIIFDGKQGGVVLSALIHHRLGRSVELEAGAAQVTRNDNGESPTEFGRTAPRFNDGEAGVQSGGLGVLYRNHSVRRSVRGKLSATLGSHEAKLGIEFEDNRFDNLQDSSGEPGSPGGFIDRFDDSTYQWVLVSTDLTVHNRIPTIYAQDSWQISRRLRLNLGLRWDGQYFTDATGEGAQNITDQWQPRIGAIYQLGALGTHKVFASYGRFYEQIPLNLPWLYYNDVTQFVVLQFDHDPRLDPSGGDTALSIFGPQAEPRHDLQGQQYDELTLGYEGTIGRQLRGGVRGVFRRLRWAVDDAFNPDDGAYHLGNPGRGNLAFTPQARRRYSALVLTLEKPRGHRFDFLVSYVLSRSWGNYEGLYDFQQQVAFPNTSSLFDFPAQYPNSAGLLPNDRTHVVKFSAAYRFPGITVGTAISWASGMPRNELGATPIGGPFYVFLRERGSAGRTSSVFDANLRVTYALHSWSHGGIRPKLHLDLFHLGNARTVVRRDDVHFIGLDENGAQAVVNPVYNRPEVFQPPMSARLGISLDFGELP; encoded by the coding sequence ATGATCGGTCGAGTCGCGTCCTATTTCGCTCTCGCGCTGACGCTCACTCCCATCGTCAGTGCCCGGGCCCAGGAGGAGTCAGGTCGGATCATCGGTAGGGTACTGGCGGGGGAGGACCCCGCGCAGGGGGTTCGGATTGAAGTCCGAGGGCCGAGCCTTCCTGCCTTCCGGCACGCGGCTACCGATGCGCGTGGATCATTCAGGCTGCAGGGTCTGCCCATCGGGATCTACCAGGTGCGCCTCTCACTGGTGGGCTACCGGCCAGTCGCGGTGGACAGTGTCACGGTGCAACTGGGCCGCACCACCTCTCTCGGCGAATTGCGTCTCGAAACGAAGACGCTGGAGCTGGGCGAGATCGTGGTGGTGGCCGACCGGCCACTGGTGGACATGACCAGCGCCGCCACCGCTACCAATCTCACTTCCGAGCAGTTCGAGGACCTGCCCACCGACCGAAACTTCCGCTCTATCGTTAGCTTGGCCCCACAGGCCAACCTGAGCTTCCTGCCACAGGACGAGGTCAACATCGCCGGGAGCACGGGTCCGGAGAATGCGTACTTCCTCGATGGGGTCAATATCACCGATCCGTTCGTCGGATCTACTAGCACTGACCTACCCTACAACTTCGTCCGGGAACTCCAGGTCAAGGCAGGCGGATACGAGGCCGAGTATGGCCGAGCTACCGGCGGCATCATCGACGTGATCACGTATACCGGCGGCAACCACTTCGGCGGTCAGGTTTTCGGTTTCTTCACGGGAAACGACCTTTCGGCTTCACCACGCTTCGCTGTGCCGGAGGCGAAGGAGAGTCAGTTCTCCGAGTACGACTTTGGCGGCAGCATCGGTGGGCCCATTTTGCGCGACCGCCTGTGGTTCTTCGCGGCCTACAACCCGACTTTCCGGAGGCAGGCGGTCGAACTGCCGGGGATCGAGCTCCCCGACGAAACCAAGACCCGGCACCTCTTTGCGAGCAAACTGACCTGGCAAGCTGGCCGAGCCACCGACGTAAGCTTTACCATGCACGGAGACCCGGGAACCCGCCGCGATCTTGCGCTGGAGAGTGTGGCGAACGGCTTGGCCAACCCGGAGCCCATCATCTTCGACGGCAAGCAAGGCGGCGTCGTCCTCTCGGCCCTGATTCATCACCGCCTGGGCCGCAGCGTTGAGTTGGAGGCCGGGGCGGCTCAGGTCACACGCAACGACAACGGCGAGTCACCCACCGAGTTCGGCAGGACGGCACCCCGTTTCAACGATGGCGAGGCCGGCGTCCAGTCCGGCGGCCTCGGAGTCCTCTATCGTAATCATAGCGTGCGTCGCTCGGTTCGGGGCAAGTTGTCGGCTACTCTGGGATCGCATGAAGCCAAGCTGGGTATCGAGTTCGAGGACAACCGCTTCGACAATCTGCAGGACAGTTCCGGGGAGCCCGGATCGCCGGGCGGCTTCATCGATCGGTTCGACGACAGTACATACCAGTGGGTCCTCGTCTCCACTGACCTCACGGTTCACAATCGGATCCCGACCATATACGCGCAGGACTCCTGGCAGATCAGCCGCCGGCTCAGGCTCAATCTGGGTCTCCGGTGGGATGGGCAGTATTTCACTGATGCCACCGGTGAAGGAGCGCAGAATATCACCGACCAATGGCAGCCGCGAATCGGCGCCATCTATCAGCTCGGTGCCCTCGGGACTCACAAAGTGTTCGCCTCCTACGGACGCTTCTACGAGCAGATCCCGCTTAACCTCCCGTGGCTGTATTACAATGACGTGACCCAGTTTGTCGTATTGCAGTTCGACCACGACCCACGGCTGGATCCCTCAGGGGGAGACACCGCCCTCTCGATCTTCGGGCCTCAAGCCGAGCCCCGGCATGACCTGCAAGGCCAGCAGTACGACGAGCTCACGCTGGGCTACGAGGGGACCATCGGACGGCAGCTTCGCGGAGGCGTGCGGGGGGTATTCCGGCGGCTGCGCTGGGCAGTCGATGACGCCTTCAATCCAGACGATGGAGCTTATCACCTCGGGAACCCGGGGCGGGGAAACCTTGCCTTCACTCCGCAGGCAAGGCGGAGATATAGCGCGCTTGTATTGACGCTGGAGAAGCCGCGAGGCCACCGCTTCGACTTTCTGGTCTCCTACGTTCTGTCCCGGTCATGGGGTAACTACGAGGGCCTCTACGATTTCCAGCAGCAGGTTGCGTTTCCCAATACCTCCAGTTTGTTCGACTTCCCAGCGCAATACCCGAATAGCGCCGGTCTGCTGCCCAACGATCGGACACACGTGGTGAAGTTCTCTGCCGCCTACCGGTTCCCGGGAATCACCGTTGGGACCGCCATCTCCTGGGCGAGCGGCATGCCCCGAAACGAACTCGGTGCAACCCCGATCGGCGGTCCATTCTACGTGTTTCTCAGGGAGCGTGGATCAGCGGGGCGCACATCGTCCGTCTTCGACGCCAACCTGCGCGTGACCTATGCGCTGCACTCTTGGAGTCATGGTGGGATCAGGCCGAAGCTGCACCTAGATCTGTTTCACCTGGGCAACGCCCGGACGGTCGTTCGCCGGGATGATGTGCACTTCATCGGACTAGACGAGAATGGCGCTCAGGCGGTAGTGAATCCCGTGTACAATAGGCCCGAAGTGTTTCAGCCACCAATGAGTGCGCGCCTGGGAATCAGCCTGGACTTCGGCGAGCTGCCCTGA